From a region of the Besnoitia besnoiti strain Bb-Ger1 chromosome I, whole genome shotgun sequence genome:
- a CDS encoding hypothetical protein (encoded by transcript BESB_005890): MEVAQATIPRLSLPLSLSSPSSVSSSASASSCLPSGHCPWERRGVTGAVADAAAPVSALPASSSPVSPAVSAGSPFSSLLYVSSSAGASPPFVSSCSGDWSPSKCVPARATPRRWHPSLACLVSVALGLAFAGLHSLGSPCTLPSSFVVLSAPTLFPLGAQFLLPAFAGLPLSCGSSRLPFFLSFSSFVSASTQLHLEGAPQPRACRLPPPRGELLRQQETAGSLRPPLRARWSSGRSVANSFSSPLSFLNPTTPPHLSRRIPLAPLPPSAGVSLPSLASSPATAHLSSPSPARSPPVSPVHAFRGASLPFSSSRLWSASSPASEAAFECPRCTVVRHTRPPTVVGDVSLLRPSASESAASKPQTPSPSLSRKASLSCDSSLSSIFISSASPSSTSPTASASSALASSCGPAEARERESLKGHGCAMRDAAGASLRGLIPVRVYAEPELARCLHLAASASRRRVFLPVERLLATLAHHARRARTGPAETGAGKSLPGEGEAERGERAQRGERHAAMDVAVRAQTAGGGPRGRETPEADSCGMSSAPLTLSETLAAMRRVHSWADFYGIPLRLSYRWTERQLRPDAPGSERRTTDGEARAEGEDAGESEESEDEGGAKKVRREGTGEEESSREGAAEAGAQREGHKKGYDREGRSEEAHVLDTDEALQAFLAEAFGPALHAYMKEPLCTHGEGEDAASVSAHTCGTLLKPSEERTSFESPGASAGERDDEAKGKKDDVTNKRNAKEWEPSNEEKDPTPPSTYPVRLLKLKPRPPSDSSQNKVLTFYLMPPPAPHWPPPPVAPFLLPPPRPSAAESFDSASCLPASLYPPVSESFLPAVAASSPAATTSPAASSTGESPFRLLSFYKFVALRSPERLAQILRLLWTPLGILGRTYVAVEGVNGQVAVPVASLAHFFASLRLVPELRHGVAVNFDPWSMTQAEYFCDAETGTDETARREGRRERLAEDLAGTEETRGASEGAGVLKAGMPRAARGESEGAHAAEGGEAGGAETEARRGCGSPESGAVRTGTPPFHDLCIRVRHQVLADGASVPSSPLPVGAGLVPEPSRVSAACEQPAAALARPLPSSSEASAGSHAAGCREEDGESLRGLDWHDCGVELEPHEWEQKLSELLALQREAAAEAGKDLQGSAAGGKPREESGEGEGGAEQRASAAAANAQVAMQSADAGSKKKRKKIILLDCRNKYESDVGFFKGAVPLDTEVFSESFGDKGAIKTILSELNFLPQSTQEIMSPSASPSSRWASPSPASASAGAPGADREGRDTQTSDAREEEAAKEVEVMMYCTGGIRCVKAGAYVKQSLGIPRVFRLKGGVLRYADYLFNLQEKEERENTNRGSPPPSSCAPPSSSPLSSSSSVSAPASSPSSSASPASLTSSHSFSSYSPPPIPSSSASSASASSDSASSDSASPASRAAARASFLDRRSFFLGSLYVFDDRMTRRVTSHLFSPCSSCGAELSAAYANCGNPSCHARVLQCDACARSLCGCCKESCRKAALLRIAKSGTLDTRIAVEADNAEMTHAGERMNKSDDEGAPASCERVATDTAHTASRIPHLGVEKSREQRGDKERAPQAASPDGFLEAESEPQEAEMEMFFAGESEKREKARERRRRVQEKQARARAKFFPTQLRLAVLLEEGERERREQERSEELTAKQQSAGGRELVKKGQAVVAGLEVERESRSVRFNQREREPPSAVDDERGKVNGEDAGAAVEDGSRRADGEMTGPRPTLSSSIPGIGRLGDARFSAAVSAAEPVPGAGDGAGARGELETGGRAGQQGEKDEESREFFHALGDEEKDAEDGRGEGDVFAQLHAEATAASDESPTQGPLLEALLAATERLVWGNDGGDETCTRAETHPGRDREGSRSRGQGRGTQGADDESQRACEKDTAGSQILDVRECRERNEAAPEAGPQGLQLACVKHEEDKSEPPTRHAPGGQCEVSGSAGPQARPSNVCTVDAELQQKETRRSAAAKRHAAPQDGEAVGQNPLRREATPVGARDSGPWWSDGLQQRLLAMLSRLQRPRTILEIGTFTGLSTLSLAEGLPLPRGLPLRGARDHAADGDQRERGRDSDRRRVQPSAEGRRSSVGGHAEQTNLGHAAGQHSSQPDETGMSQTHTSAASPLLVTLERDPRAAQVACAHFALSPYAAYIRLIEGDASAILPLLRRRIEPRIPEGGRRESPALAAAMTHIAAEASTVHGRQRSEGCGREKDARTGDDDGTSGEKREEGNQNEAREEDKAVDGNGEDGRDAGSRSTAAGAAGAGVRGHERDEGDKERRRHARNREEELTENWSRPAHMGDVASSGGGEKGGRACVIDRKNLDGLPVPSGGFDLIFLDASKRKYADFLSHILHPTQPLLAPSGLLLIDNSLFRARRKSLSLFPRRTCRRSEATTPSGRLRSRGDGETPETVEPAQATERGEGDAGRETELRRNGKATQVELTPAAQPTQAAACRLVAGQAKDSAEKETKVDFDRRDWKLRSRDGAQLRTAAGMTEASNEERDAYVDAEKVQGEAPVDERRMRKELKRGSRLEQIEKEMERVRYMLHNDSRVTQTVLPVRDGLSVVTWRQ; the protein is encoded by the exons ATGGAGGTAGCCCAGGCGACGAtcccgcgtctctcgctgcctctctctctctcctctccttcttcggtttcttcttcagcttctgcttcctcttgtCTGCCATCTGGGCACTGTCCATGGGAGCGGAGGGGCGTGACAGGGGCCGTTGCGGATGCTGCCGCGCCAGTTTCCGCTCTGCCTGCTTCCTCTAGCCCCGTTTCACCTGCCGTCTCCGCAGGGTCTCCTTTCTCGTCTTTGTTGTATGTTTCGTCCTCTGCGGGTGCGAGCCCGCCATTCGTCTCCTCTTGCTCAGGTGACTGGAGCCCTTCAAAGTGTGTGCCGGCGCGCGCAACCCCGCGACGATGGCATCCGAGTCTCGCTTGCCTAGTCAGTGTCGCTCTTGGCCTCGCCTTTGCCGGTCTACACTCTCTCGGCTCCCCGTGCACGCTTCCCTCTTCCTTTGTCGTTCTTTCTGCCCCTACTCTCTTTCCTCTTGGTGCTCAGTTTCTGCTTCCTGCTTTCGCCGGTCTGCCCCTGTCGTGCGGCTCGTCACGTCTGCCTTTCTTCTTATCGTTTTCGTCTTttgtctccgcctcgacgCAACTTCAtctcgagggcgcgcctcagccgcgcgcgtgccgcctcccgcctccgcgtggtGAGTTGCTCCGCCAGCAGGAGACCGCCGGGTCTCTGCGTCCacccctccgcgcgcgctggagctcgGGGCGTTCGGTTGCGaactcgttttcttcgcctctgtctttTCTAAACCCGACGACACCTCCGCATCTCTCGCGGCGCAttccgctggcgccgcttccCCCTTCAGCCGGAGTTTCTctgccgtctctcgcgtcttcgcccgcgacggcgcatctctcctcgccgagcccggcgcgctcgccaccTGTCTCTCCTGTTCACGCattccgcggcgccagcttgcctttctcgtcgtcgcgattatggtctgcttcttcgcctgcttcTGAAGCGGCTTTTGAGTGTCCTCGGTGCACAGTCGTTCGCCACACTCGGCCTCCGACCGTCGTCGGCGACGTTTCCCTTCTCCGGCCTTCGGCTTCAgagtccgcggcgtcgaagCCTCAGACTCCTTcgccctctctttctcgcaaagcctccctctcttgtgattcgtctctctcgtcgaTTTTCAtctccagcgcgtcgccgtcttccacGTCGCCcacggcgtctgcctcttccgctctcgcttcctcctgcgggcctgcggaggcgcgcgagcgagagagcctCAAAGGGCACGGCTGTGCgatgcgcgacgcggcgggcgcgtctctgcgcggcctcatTCCTGTGCGCGTCTATGCAGAACCTGAGCTAGCCAGATGTCTGCATCTCGCAGCTAGCGCTAGCCGGCGGCGTGTCTTCCTGCCCGTGGAGCGGCTGCTCGCCACACTCGCACAccacgcccgccgcgcgcggacgggGCCTGCGGAGACGGGCGCAGGGAAATCGCTGCCGGGAGAGGgtgaagcggagagaggcgaacgcgcgcagaggggggAGAGACACGCTGCGATGGACGTCGCGGTGCGGGCTCAGACAGCGGGCGGGGGCCCTCGAGGTCGCGAGACGCCCGAGGCAGATTCTTGCGGGATGTCGAGCGCGCCTCTCACGCTCTCAGAAACTCTTGCAGCGATGCGACGCGTTCACTCCTGGGCAGACTTCTACGGAAtccctctgcgcctgagcTACAGATGGACTGAACGACAGCTGCGACCAGATGCCccaggcagcgagcggcgcacgacagacggcgaggcgcgagcggagggcgaagacgcgggggagagcgaagaaagcgaagacgaaggcggcgcgaagaaagTGCGAAGAGAGGGGactggagaggaggaaagcagccgcgagggggctgcagaggcaggggcacagagagaaggccACAAGAAAGGATATGACAGGGAAGGACGAAGTGAAGAGGCGCATGTCCTCGACACGGATGAAGCCCTGCAGGCGTTCCTTGCGGAGGCCTTCGGCCCTGCTCTGCATGCGTACATGAAGGAGCCTCTCTGCACtcacggcgaaggcgaagacgcagcgtctgtctctgcacACACGTGCGGCACCCTGCTCAAGCCGAGCGAAGAACGAACGAGCTTCGAAAGCCCCGGGGCGAGCGCAGGGGAACGtgacgacgaggcgaaagGAAAAAAGGACGACGTTACAAACAAGAGAAACGCCAAAGAATGGGAACCTTCCAATGAAGAGAAAGATCCGACCCCGCCTTCGACGTATCCTGTGCGTCTGTTGAAGTTGAAGCCTCGTCCGCCATCGGACTCGTCGCAGAACAAAGTTTTAACTTTCTACCTcatgccgccgcctgcaccgCACTGGCCTCCACCGCCAGTGGCTCCCTTCCTGcttcccccgccgcggcctagCGCCGCGGAGTCGTTTGATTCCGCGTCTTGCctgcctgcctcgctctATCCACCTGTCTCGGAGTCCTTTCTTCCCGCGGttgctgcttcctcgccggcggcgacaaCGTCGCCAGCGGCCTCGTCGACCGGCGAGTCGCCCTTCCGCTTGCTGTCGTTCTACAAGTTCGTCGCGCTACGTTCCccggagcgcctcgcgcagattctccgcctcctgtgGACGCCGCTGGGCATTCTCGGACGCACGTACGTCGCTGTGGAGGGCGTCAACGGCCAGGTGGCTGTCCCCGTGGCGAGCCTCGCTCacttcttcgcttcgctgcgccttGTGCCGGAGCTGCGCCACGGCGTCGCGGTGAACTTCGACCCCTGGTCAATGACGCAGGCCGAGTACTtctgcgacgcggagacaggcacAGACGAGACTGCACGCcgagaaggaaggcgcgagcgcctggcAGAAGACCTCGCCGgcacggaggagacgcgcggcgcgagtgaGGGAGCAGGCGTGCTCAAGGCGGGgatgccgcgggcggcgcgcggcgaaagcgagggcgcacacgcggcggaaggcggggaggccggaggcgctgaaaccgaagcgcggcggggctgcggaagtccggagagcggcgcagtcCGCACGGGCACCCCGCCCTTCCACGATCTGTGCATCCGCGTGCGTCATCAGGTGCTCGCTGACGGGGCTTCCGTGCCTAGCTCTCCCCTCCCCGTGGGCGCCGGGCTCGTGCCCGAACCCAGTCGCGTCTCAGCTGCCTGCGAgcagcccgccgctgcgctggcgcggccgctgccttcttcatcggaggcgtcggcgggTTCGCACGCTGCGGGCTGCCGGGAGGAGGACGGTGAgagtctgcgcggcctcgactgGCACGACTGTGGCGTGGAGCTCGAGCCGCACGAGTGGGAGCAGAAGCTGAGTGAGCTgctcgcgctccagcgcgaagcggcggccgAAGCGGGGAAAGACCTGCAAGGCAGTGCGGCCGGAGGGAagccgagagaagaaagcggagagggagaaggcggcgcagagcagagggcctccgcggctgcagcaaaCGCTCAGGTGGCCATGCAGTCAGCAGACGCGGGTAGCAAGAAGAAACGCAAGAAGATCATCCTGCTGGACTGCCGAAACAAATACGAGTCGGACGTTGGCTTTTTCAAAGGCGCTGTGCCTCTCGACACGGAGGTCTTTTCTGAAAGCTTCGGAGATAAAGGCGCGATCAAGACAATCCTCTCCGAGTTAAACTTCCTCCCTCAGTCGACACAAGAAATAATGTccccctctgcctcgccctcgtcgcgatgggcttcgccttcgccggcgtctgcctctgcaggaGCTCCGGGTGCCGAccgagaaggcagagacacacagacaaGCGACgcacgagaagaagaagcagccaAAGAAGTGGAAGTCATGATGTATTGCACCGGCGGCATTCGCTGCGTGAAGGCGGGCGCGTATGTGAAGCAGAGCCTCGGCATTCCTCGGGTCTTCCGCCTCAAGGGCGGAGTTCTGCGCTACGCGGACTACCTGTTCAACCTccaagaaaaagaagagagagaaaacacgaACCGTGGGTCGCCGCCACCCTCCTCTTGCGCtcctccgtcttcttcgccgttgTCGTCATCCTCGTCTGTCTCGGctcctgcttcctctccgtcatcgtccgcctcgcctgcttcaCTCACCTCTTCTCATTCTTTCTCGTCCTATTCTCCCCCTCCCAtcccctcttcttctgcttcgtctgcttctgcttcgtctgattctgcttcgtctgattctgcttcgcctgcgtcgcgtgcggctgcgcgggcgtcCTTTCTGGATCGACGCAGCTTCTTTTTGGGGAGCTTGTATGTGTTCGATGACCGCATGACGCGCCGCGTGACTTCGCATTTGTTTTCGCCCTGTTCGTCGTGCGGAGCGGAGCTTTCGGCGGCCTACGCGAACTGCGGAAATCCATCTTGTCACGCACGCGTGCTCCAgtgcgacgcctgcgcacggagcctctgcggctgctgcaagGAGTCctgcaggaaggcggcgcttTTGCGGATTGCAAAGTCAGGAACGCTCGACACACGAATCGCTGTCGAAGCAGACAACGCAGAGATGACTCACGCCGGCGAGAGGATGAACAAGTcagacgacgagggagcGCCGGCCTCATGCGAGCGGGTAGCGACAGACACCGCGCACACAGCGAGCCGTATCCCACACCTGGGAGTAGAAAAAagccgcgagcagcgaggcgacaaggagcgcgcgcctcaggcggCATCGCCTGACGGTTTTTTGGAAGCGGAGTCcgagccgcaggaggcggagatgGAGATGTTTTTCGCGGGCGAGAGTGAAAAACGCGAGAaggcacgcgagagaagaaggcgcgtgCAAGAAAAACAGGCGCGAGCACGCGCGAAGTTCTTCCCGACtcagctccgcctcgcggtgcttctcgaagaaggcgaaagggAGCGGAGGGAGCAAGAGAGGAGTGAGGAACTgacggcgaagcagcagagcgcgGGGGGGCGAGAACTTGTGAAGAAGGGGCAGGCCGTCGTTGCAGGACTGGAGGTCGAAAGAGAGTCGAGAAGTGTCAGATTTAaccagagagagcgcgagccgccAAGCGCCGTagacgacgagagaggcaaagtgaacggagaagacgcaggagcGGCAGTGGAGGACGGGTCGCGCAGGGCGGATGGGGAGATG ACAGGACCGCGGCCGACTCTTTCGTCGTCGATCCCAGGGATCGGGAGGCTCGGGGATGCCCGCTTCTcggccgctgtctctgctgcggagCCGGTGCCAGgggccggcgacggcgctggggcgaggggggagcTGGAGACAGGCGGGAGAGCCGGTCAGcaaggagagaaagacgaagagtCTCGGGAGTTTTTTCACGCTCTGggggacgaagagaaggacgccgaagacggCAGAGGAGAGGGTGATGTCtttgcgcagctgcatgctGAGGCCACAGCAGCTAGCGACGAATCGCCTACGCAGGGCCCTCTCCtggaggcgcttctcgcggcgacggaaCGACTTGTGTGGGGcaacgacggcggcgacgaaacTTGCACGAGAGCGGAAACGCATCCAGGCCGCGACCGGGAAGGAAGCCGCTCTCGCGGACAGGGACGAGGGACTCAGGGAGCGGACGACGAATCGCAGCGGGCGTGTGAGAAGGACACGGCAGGTTCACAAATTCTCGATGTGAGGGAATGCAGAGAACGAAACGAAGCTGCTCCGGAAGCAGGCCCGCAAGGTTTGCAACTCGCCTGCGTGAAGCACGAAGAGGACAAATCCGAGCCGCCGACGCGACACGCTCCAGGAGGGCAGTGTGAAGTGTCTGGGAGCGCAGGGCCTCAGGCCAGGCCCTCGAACGTCTGCACAGTAGACGCCGAGTtgcagcagaaggagacgcgacgcagcgcagcggcgaagaggcacgCAGCGCCTCAGGATGGCGAGGCAGTGGGCCAGAATCCTCTGAGAAGGGAAGCGACGCCCGTGGGCGCGAGGGACTCAGGGCCTTGGTGGAGCGAcggactgcagcagcggctcctCGCCATGTTGTctcggctgcagaggcctcgcACCATCCTCGAAATCGGGACATTCACTGGACTCTCAA CGCTCAGCCTCGCCGAAGGTCTGCCCCTCCCTCGTGGCCTGCCTCTGAGAGGCGCACGGGACCACGCGGCTGACGGTGACCAACGAGAACGTGGAAGAGACAGTGACAGAAGGCGAGTGCAGCCTTCAGCCGAAGGAAGGAGATCTTCAGTCGGAGGGCACGCCGAGCAAACAAATCTGGGCCATGCCGCGGGACAGCATAGTTCGCAGCCGGACGAAACAGGGATGAGCCAGACGCACACgtcagcggcgtcgccgcttctTGTCACACTAGAGCGGgacccgcgcgccgcgcaggtggCCTGCGCGCACTTCGCCTTGTCGCCGTACGCGGCTTACATTCGGCTCATagaaggagacgccagcgcgATTCTACCGCTGCTACGGCGCCGAATAGAGCCGAGGATTCCAGaaggaggccggcgagagTCGCCTGCACTCGCGGCTGCGATGACGCACAtagctgcagaggcctccaCGGTCCACGGCCGCCAACGAAGCGAAGGAtgcgggagagagaaagacgcacGAACAGGAGATGACGACGGGACAAGCGGAGAAaaacgagaggaaggaaaccAGAACGAGGCAAGAGAAGAGGACAAAGCTGTGGATGGAAATGGGGAAGACGGCCGAGACGCTGGCAGCCGAAGTACAGCCGCCGgagcggccggcgcgggcgtgcgGGGGCATGAAAGAGACGAAGGGGAcaaggagagaaggcgacacGCAAGgaacagagaagaagagctcaCGGAAAACTGGTCGCGACCTGCACACATGGGAGATGTCGCCAGcagtggaggcggagagaagggGGGCAGGGCTTGCGTGATCGACCGGAAGAACCTCGACGGGCTCCCCGTCCCCAGCGGCGGTTTCGATCTGATTTTTCTGGATGCCAGCAAGCGGAAATACGCTGACTTTCTCTCGCACATTCTCCACCCAACACAGCCCCTCCTGGCGCCAAGCGGGCTCCTTCTCATCGACAACAGCCTCTTCAGAGCACGCCGCAAGAGTCTGAGTCTCTTCCCAAGGCGCAcgtgcagacgcagcgaagCCACGACGCCCTCGGGGCGCCTCAGATCCCGGGGAGACGGAGAGACCCCCGAGACGGTTGAACCCGCGCAAGCAACAGAGCgtggagaaggagacgcaggtcGCGAGACCGAGCTCAGACGGAACGGGAAAGCGACACAGGTGGAGCTGActccagccgcgcagcccaCACAGGCCGCTGCTTGTCGGCTTGTGGCGGGGCAGGCGAAAgacagcgcagagaaggaaacgaaaGTGGATTTCGACAGGAGAGACTGgaagctgcgcagcagagatggcgcgcagctgaggaCGGCAGCGGGGATGACTGAGGCATCGAACGAAGAACGAGACGCGTACGTAGACGCAGAGAAAgtgcagggcgaggcgccagtGGACGAACGGCGGATGCGAAAGGAACTAAAGCGGGGGAGCCGCCTTGAGCAAATCGAAAAAGAAATGGAACGTGTGCGGTACATGTTGCATAACGACAGCCGCGTCACCCAG ACTGTTCTTCCCGTACGCGACGGGCTCTCTGTCGTTACGTGGAGACAATGA